A genomic segment from Modestobacter roseus encodes:
- a CDS encoding DUF5994 family protein translates to MTVQRAAGFRNGIDVRVRLRREGTRADVPVDGAWWPRSRDLAAELPELVAALAGLGVRVERFTYPSTVWQPVERRIAVAGRIVRTGAFTSMDPQLVSLTVEDDRRLDLLVVPPEADALTGVRALRLAGLKENSGTAQRVLATAGARPGPEVVPLRAG, encoded by the coding sequence ATGACGGTGCAGCGGGCAGCAGGCTTCCGGAACGGGATCGACGTGCGGGTGCGCCTGCGGCGGGAGGGGACCCGCGCGGACGTGCCGGTGGACGGCGCCTGGTGGCCGCGCAGCCGGGACCTCGCCGCGGAGCTCCCCGAGCTGGTGGCGGCCCTGGCCGGCCTGGGCGTGCGGGTGGAGCGGTTCACCTACCCGTCCACCGTGTGGCAGCCGGTCGAACGCCGGATCGCGGTGGCCGGGCGGATCGTGCGCACCGGCGCCTTCACCAGCATGGACCCGCAGCTGGTGTCGCTGACCGTGGAGGACGACCGCCGGCTGGACCTGCTGGTGGTGCCGCCGGAGGCCGACGCGCTGACCGGCGTCCGGGCGCTTCGGCTGGCCGGGCTGAAGGAGAACTCCGGCACCGCGCAGCGGGTGTTGGCCACCGCCGGCGCCCGCCCCGGCCCGGAGGTCGTCCCGCTCCGCGCCGGCTGA
- a CDS encoding NAD-dependent epimerase/dehydratase family protein gives MRLLVLGGTHFLGRHVVAAALARGHEVATFTRGVSGEPPARVRVLHGDRDDPGALPAALAGWTPDLVVDTSCQGRAAAEHAAAALADVAGYVFVSSLNAYRSWPPGPVTGEDDPTWDTEDDEYGPIKAHAERVLAAALGDRFLTARAGLIVGPHDPLYRVGWWLDRIAAGGRVVVPADTLDQPIALVDARDLAGWLVEMAEARPGGAVNATGPAGMTTFGGLLETCREVTGSDAEWAPVTDADLLATGVQEWTHLPLWLTADQARTAWDVDTTRARALGLPSRPVRDSVADTWAWMRSSPRPAPPPGRTLPGLPPELERALLFAAAG, from the coding sequence ATGCGACTCCTCGTCCTGGGCGGCACCCACTTCCTCGGCCGGCACGTGGTGGCCGCCGCACTCGCGCGCGGGCACGAGGTGGCCACCTTCACCCGCGGGGTCTCCGGCGAGCCGCCGGCCCGCGTCCGCGTGCTGCACGGGGACCGGGACGACCCCGGCGCGCTGCCCGCGGCGCTGGCCGGCTGGACGCCCGACCTCGTGGTGGACACCTCCTGCCAGGGGCGCGCCGCGGCCGAGCACGCCGCTGCCGCCCTGGCCGACGTCGCGGGCTACGTCTTCGTCAGCAGCCTGAACGCCTACCGGAGCTGGCCGCCCGGGCCGGTCACCGGCGAGGACGATCCCACCTGGGACACCGAGGACGACGAGTACGGCCCGATCAAGGCCCACGCCGAGCGGGTGCTCGCCGCCGCTCTGGGCGACCGGTTCCTCACCGCGCGGGCCGGGCTGATCGTCGGCCCGCACGACCCGCTGTACCGGGTGGGGTGGTGGCTGGACCGGATCGCCGCCGGTGGCCGGGTCGTCGTCCCGGCCGACACGCTCGACCAGCCGATCGCGCTGGTCGACGCCCGCGACCTCGCCGGCTGGCTGGTGGAGATGGCCGAGGCGCGGCCCGGCGGCGCGGTCAACGCGACCGGCCCGGCCGGGATGACGACGTTCGGCGGCCTGCTGGAGACCTGCCGGGAGGTCACCGGGAGCGACGCCGAGTGGGCGCCGGTGACCGACGCCGACCTGCTCGCGACCGGCGTCCAGGAGTGGACCCACCTGCCGCTGTGGCTGACCGCCGACCAAGCCCGCACCGCCTGGGACGTCGACACCACGCGCGCCCGGGCGCTCGGCCTGCCGTCCCGGCCGGTGCGCGACTCGGTCGCCGACACCTGGGCGTGGATGCGGTCCTCGCCGCGGCCCGCACCTCCGCCCGGGCGGACGCTGCCCGGCCTGCCTCCGGAGCTGGAGCGGGCGCTGCTGTTCGCCGCCGCGGGGTGA
- a CDS encoding class I SAM-dependent methyltransferase, with protein MHEHSAQPDGHDLASWEERYRDSPALWSGRANAALVAEAADLPPGRALDVGCGEGGDVLWLAGRGWQATGLDWSEVALARAAEHAAAAGLTERVEWVRGDVATWQPPDGAYDLVTAHFLHPQEALRHELVPRLASGVAASGTLLWVGHPYDEERAARWGGDRFATAAQVLADLDPAQWDVVTAESRPRSGDEGGHHHADEILRLRRRG; from the coding sequence GTGCACGAGCACAGCGCGCAGCCCGACGGGCACGACCTGGCGTCGTGGGAGGAGCGCTACCGCGACTCCCCTGCTCTCTGGAGCGGCCGGGCCAACGCGGCACTGGTGGCCGAGGCCGCCGACCTGCCGCCGGGGCGTGCGCTGGACGTCGGCTGCGGCGAGGGCGGCGACGTGCTGTGGCTCGCCGGCCGGGGCTGGCAGGCGACCGGGCTGGACTGGTCGGAGGTGGCCCTCGCCCGCGCGGCCGAGCACGCGGCTGCGGCGGGCCTCACCGAGCGCGTCGAGTGGGTGCGCGGCGACGTCGCCACGTGGCAGCCGCCGGACGGCGCCTACGACCTGGTCACCGCGCACTTCCTGCACCCGCAGGAGGCGCTGCGGCACGAGCTGGTGCCGCGGTTGGCGTCGGGCGTCGCCGCGAGCGGCACGCTGTTGTGGGTCGGGCACCCGTACGACGAGGAGCGGGCCGCCCGGTGGGGCGGGGACCGGTTCGCCACCGCCGCCCAGGTGCTCGCCGACCTCGACCCGGCGCAGTGGGACGTGGTGACCGCCGAGTCCCGCCCGCGGTCCGGCGACGAGGGCGGCCACCACCACGCCGACGAGATCCTGCGGCTCCGCCGCCGGGGCTGA
- a CDS encoding NAD(P)/FAD-dependent oxidoreductase, whose protein sequence is MGERYDVVVVGGGAAGLSGALALGRARRSVLVVDGGEPRNAPAAEMHNYLGRDGTPPGELLAAGRAEVVGYGGEVVSGEVVSAAREGDGFTVSLADGRTVAARRLLVTTGLVDDLPDVPGLREQWGHGVLHCPYCHGWEVRDQAIGILATSPMSMHQALMWRQWSADVTLFVHGQAEPTDEEWEQLAARGVSVVVGEVTAVESDGDRLTGVRLASGQVVARDALVVAPTFTARSAVLESLGLPVEPVEAMGTVVGHAVPSTPVGSTDVPGVWVAGNVTDLMAQVIGAAAAGLKAGAGINGELIMEETRLAVAARRAASSAEIQVGAPAGAGAR, encoded by the coding sequence ATGGGCGAGCGGTACGACGTGGTGGTGGTCGGCGGCGGCGCCGCCGGGCTGAGCGGGGCGCTGGCGCTGGGCCGGGCCCGCCGGTCGGTGCTGGTGGTGGACGGCGGGGAGCCGCGCAACGCCCCCGCCGCCGAGATGCACAACTACCTGGGCCGGGACGGCACCCCGCCCGGTGAGCTGCTGGCCGCCGGCCGAGCCGAGGTGGTCGGCTACGGCGGCGAGGTGGTCAGCGGCGAGGTGGTGTCCGCCGCGCGCGAGGGCGACGGGTTCACGGTGTCCCTGGCCGATGGGCGCACCGTGGCCGCCCGCCGGCTGCTGGTGACCACCGGCCTGGTCGACGACCTGCCGGACGTGCCGGGCCTGCGCGAGCAGTGGGGACACGGCGTCCTGCACTGCCCCTACTGCCACGGCTGGGAGGTGCGCGACCAGGCCATCGGCATCCTGGCGACCAGCCCGATGTCGATGCACCAGGCGCTGATGTGGCGGCAGTGGAGCGCGGACGTCACGCTCTTCGTGCACGGCCAGGCCGAGCCCACCGACGAGGAGTGGGAGCAGCTGGCCGCCCGTGGCGTCTCGGTGGTCGTGGGCGAGGTCACCGCCGTCGAGTCCGACGGCGACCGGCTGACCGGCGTCCGGCTGGCCTCCGGGCAGGTGGTGGCCCGCGACGCGCTCGTCGTCGCCCCCACGTTCACCGCCCGCTCCGCCGTGCTGGAGTCCCTCGGCCTGCCCGTGGAGCCGGTGGAGGCGATGGGCACCGTCGTCGGCCACGCCGTCCCGTCGACCCCGGTCGGCTCGACCGACGTCCCCGGGGTCTGGGTGGCCGGCAACGTCACCGACCTGATGGCGCAGGTGATCGGCGCGGCCGCCGCCGGGCTGAAGGCCGGCGCCGGCATCAACGGCGAGCTGATCATGGAGGAGACCCGGCTGGCCGTGGCGGCCCGCCGAGCGGCATCCTCTGCCGAGATCCAGGTCGGAGCCCCGGCCGGGGCAGGTGCCCGGTGA
- a CDS encoding sulfite exporter TauE/SafE family protein: MKTLVLLALVGFGAQLVDGSLGMAYGVTSTTMLLAIGTNPAAASATIHLAEIGTTLASGLSHWKFGNVDWKVVAKVGLPGAIGAFVGATVLSNLSTELAAPVMSLILLSLGVYLLVRFTLRGIDRRNLGKPVRKRFLGPLGLVAGFVDATGGGGWGPVGTPALLASGRMEPRKVIGSIDTSEFLVAIAASLGFLLALGSQGIDFAWVGVLLAGGLLAAPIAAWLVRHVPPRLLGSLVGGMIVLTNTRTLLRSDWIDAADPVRYGVYVVIYLVWAAAVAHSFREYRKDRAQESADALAAEAEELARAEREPNVTEPSVTESHDAEPQAGVRAGRPSAPRG; the protein is encoded by the coding sequence GTGAAGACCCTCGTCCTGCTCGCCCTCGTCGGGTTCGGCGCACAACTCGTCGACGGCAGCCTCGGCATGGCCTACGGCGTCACGTCGACGACCATGCTGCTGGCCATCGGCACCAACCCTGCCGCGGCGTCGGCCACCATCCACCTGGCGGAGATCGGCACCACCCTCGCCTCCGGCCTGTCGCACTGGAAGTTCGGCAACGTCGACTGGAAGGTCGTCGCCAAGGTCGGCCTGCCCGGCGCGATCGGCGCGTTCGTCGGCGCCACCGTGCTGTCCAACCTCTCCACCGAGCTCGCCGCGCCGGTCATGTCGCTGATCCTGCTGTCGCTGGGCGTCTACCTGCTCGTCCGGTTCACCCTGCGCGGCATCGACCGGCGCAACCTGGGCAAGCCGGTGCGCAAGCGCTTCCTGGGCCCGCTCGGCCTCGTCGCCGGCTTCGTCGACGCCACCGGCGGCGGCGGCTGGGGTCCGGTGGGCACCCCCGCCCTGCTGGCCAGCGGCCGGATGGAGCCGCGCAAGGTGATCGGCTCCATCGACACGTCCGAGTTCCTGGTCGCCATCGCCGCGAGCCTGGGCTTCCTGCTCGCCCTCGGCAGCCAGGGCATCGACTTCGCCTGGGTTGGGGTCCTGCTCGCCGGTGGTCTGCTGGCCGCGCCGATCGCGGCGTGGCTCGTCCGGCACGTCCCGCCACGGCTGCTCGGGTCGCTGGTCGGCGGCATGATCGTGCTGACCAACACCCGCACCCTGCTGCGCAGCGACTGGATCGACGCCGCCGACCCGGTGCGCTACGGCGTCTACGTGGTCATCTACCTGGTCTGGGCCGCCGCGGTCGCGCACTCGTTCCGCGAGTACCGCAAGGACCGCGCCCAGGAGTCGGCCGACGCGCTGGCCGCCGAGGCCGAGGAGCTCGCCCGCGCCGAGCGCGAGCCGAACGTCACCGAGCCGAGCGTCACCGAGTCGCACGACGCCGAGCCGCAGGCCGGCGTCCGCGCCGGCCGCCCGAGCGCACCCCGCGGGTAG
- a CDS encoding putative leader peptide has protein sequence MTTTALLPATLPGELLVSRLHVDLLRVATATCPGR, from the coding sequence GTGACGACGACGGCCCTGCTCCCGGCCACCCTGCCGGGCGAGCTCCTGGTGAGCCGTCTGCACGTCGACCTGCTCCGGGTCGCCACCGCAACCTGTCCGGGCCGCTGA
- a CDS encoding MFS transporter, with translation MAPSAAPADDAVALGTARGRWVLLATVLASGVAFLDATAVNVALPTIGAELGASLAALQWTVNGYTLTLAALILLGGALGDRYGRRRVFLIGVIWFALASLLCGLAQDTAQLVAARALQGVGGALLTPGSLAILQSSFRPHDRARAIGLWSALGGIAGLVGPFVGGFLVDAVSWRWVFGVNVPLAVAVVVVAVRHVPESRDPDASGRFDVLGAATGAVALGGVTYALIAAGDDPGSAAVWTAAAIGVASAAAFVVRERRAAHPMLPLGVFADRQFTGANLSTLTVYGALGGFSFFLVLQLQTVLGYSATLAGAASLPPSILLTLLSARAGALAQRIGPRLPMTVGPVVAAAGLLWLSAVDAGSGYWTAVFPGSVLFGLGMSALVAPLTATVLAAAPDHLAGVASGVNNAVARAAGLLAVAALPVAVGLAAGGQVDEVSFSAGYQRALWACAGVMLVGGLTAWATIRNDVLRP, from the coding sequence GTGGCACCGTCGGCAGCACCCGCCGACGACGCCGTCGCCCTGGGCACCGCCCGCGGGCGCTGGGTGCTGCTGGCCACCGTGCTGGCCTCCGGCGTCGCCTTCCTCGACGCCACCGCGGTCAACGTCGCCCTGCCGACGATCGGCGCCGAGCTGGGCGCCTCGCTCGCCGCGCTGCAGTGGACCGTCAACGGCTACACGCTCACCCTGGCCGCGCTGATCCTGCTCGGCGGCGCGCTCGGCGACCGCTACGGGCGCCGGCGGGTGTTCCTCATCGGCGTCATCTGGTTCGCCCTGGCCTCCCTGCTGTGCGGGCTCGCGCAGGACACCGCGCAACTGGTGGCCGCCCGGGCGCTGCAGGGCGTGGGCGGCGCGCTGCTCACCCCCGGCAGCCTGGCCATCCTGCAGTCCTCCTTCCGCCCGCACGACCGGGCCCGCGCCATCGGTCTCTGGTCGGCACTCGGCGGCATCGCCGGCCTGGTCGGGCCGTTCGTCGGCGGGTTCCTGGTGGACGCCGTGAGCTGGCGGTGGGTGTTCGGGGTGAACGTGCCGCTGGCGGTCGCGGTCGTCGTGGTCGCCGTCCGGCACGTGCCGGAGAGCCGGGACCCGGACGCCTCCGGCCGGTTCGACGTGCTGGGCGCGGCCACCGGCGCCGTGGCGCTGGGCGGGGTGACCTACGCGCTGATCGCCGCCGGGGACGACCCGGGCAGCGCCGCGGTGTGGACGGCGGCCGCGATCGGGGTGGCCTCGGCGGCCGCGTTCGTCGTCCGGGAGCGGCGGGCCGCCCACCCGATGCTGCCGCTGGGCGTCTTCGCCGACCGCCAGTTCACCGGCGCCAACCTGAGCACCCTCACCGTCTACGGCGCGCTCGGCGGCTTCTCCTTCTTCCTGGTGCTCCAGCTGCAGACGGTGCTCGGCTACAGCGCCACCCTCGCCGGCGCGGCGTCGCTGCCGCCGAGCATCCTGCTCACCCTGCTCTCGGCGCGGGCCGGCGCGCTCGCCCAGCGGATCGGCCCCCGGCTGCCGATGACGGTGGGCCCGGTGGTCGCCGCGGCCGGGCTGCTCTGGCTGTCGGCCGTGGACGCCGGGAGCGGGTACTGGACGGCGGTGTTCCCCGGGTCGGTGCTGTTCGGGCTGGGCATGTCGGCGCTGGTGGCGCCGCTGACCGCGACCGTGCTGGCCGCCGCCCCCGACCACCTGGCCGGCGTGGCCAGCGGGGTGAACAACGCGGTGGCCCGGGCCGCCGGCCTGCTGGCGGTCGCGGCGCTGCCGGTGGCGGTGGGGCTCGCCGCCGGCGGCCAGGTCGACGAGGTGAGCTTCAGCGCCGGCTACCAGCGCGCCCTGTGGGCGTGCGCGGGGGTCATGCTCGTGGGCGGGCTGACCGCCTGGGCGACCATCCGCAACGACGTCCTGCGCCCCTGA
- a CDS encoding inorganic phosphate transporter, whose protein sequence is MDPLLPALAVIIVVALAFDYTNGFHDAANAIAVAVSTKALTPKVALALAAVMNLVGALISTQVAETVGAGIIEPPTGAEGLEIVFAALVGAIVWNVVTWYLGLPSSSSHALIGGLVGAALAAAHSVQWGGVLGDVVIPMVVSPLVGFGAGYLVMLGLLWAFRGANAHRAHRGFRYAQVVSSATMALGHGMQDAQKTMGIITLALLTAGEIDTFEVPAWVVLAAAIAISAGTYAGGFRIMRTLGRRIIQLTPAGGFAAQSVASGVMVTTATVFAVPVSTTHVITTSIMGVGATRRFSAVRWGVAGGIVMAWVVTLPAAAGVAALAYVVTHAVVG, encoded by the coding sequence ATGGACCCACTGCTCCCCGCGCTGGCGGTCATCATCGTCGTCGCGCTGGCGTTCGACTACACCAACGGCTTCCACGACGCCGCGAACGCGATCGCCGTCGCCGTCTCCACCAAGGCGCTCACGCCGAAGGTGGCGCTCGCGCTGGCCGCGGTGATGAACCTGGTCGGTGCGCTGATCTCCACGCAGGTGGCGGAGACCGTGGGCGCCGGGATCATCGAGCCGCCCACCGGCGCCGAGGGCCTGGAGATCGTGTTCGCCGCGCTGGTCGGGGCCATCGTGTGGAACGTCGTCACCTGGTACCTCGGGCTGCCCTCCTCCTCCTCGCACGCGCTGATCGGCGGGCTGGTCGGCGCCGCGCTGGCGGCGGCCCACTCGGTGCAGTGGGGGGGCGTGCTGGGCGACGTCGTGATCCCGATGGTGGTCTCACCGCTGGTCGGCTTCGGCGCGGGCTACCTGGTGATGCTGGGCCTCCTGTGGGCCTTCCGCGGCGCCAACGCGCACCGGGCGCACCGCGGCTTCCGGTACGCGCAGGTGGTCAGCTCGGCGACGATGGCGCTGGGGCACGGCATGCAGGACGCGCAGAAGACGATGGGCATCATCACCCTGGCGCTGCTCACCGCCGGGGAGATCGACACCTTCGAGGTGCCGGCGTGGGTGGTGCTCGCCGCGGCGATCGCGATCAGCGCGGGCACCTACGCCGGCGGCTTCCGGATCATGCGCACCCTGGGCCGGCGGATCATCCAGCTCACCCCGGCCGGCGGCTTCGCCGCGCAGTCCGTCGCCTCGGGCGTGATGGTCACCACGGCGACGGTCTTCGCCGTCCCGGTGTCGACGACGCACGTCATCACCACCTCGATCATGGGCGTCGGCGCGACGCGGCGGTTCTCCGCGGTCCGCTGGGGCGTGGCCGGCGGCATCGTGATGGCCTGGGTGGTCACCCTGCCCGCCGCGGCCGGGGTCGCCGCCCTGGCGTACGTGGTCACCCACGCCGTCGTCGGCTAG
- a CDS encoding DUF47 domain-containing protein, with translation MAFRLRLTPRDSSFYGMFTAAAENLVTATDLLGQFVHEHTLREELAGRLRDLEHAGDQATHAIFRQVNSSFVTPFDREDIVALASQLDDVMDAIEAAADLVLLTHLGTLPAEMGQQVALLQRCAIVTAESMPRLRSMKDLADYWIEVNRLENEADKLYRRLLSRLYSGEFDALEILKLKEVADQLEEAADAFEHVAHVVETIAVKDS, from the coding sequence GTGGCCTTCCGCCTCCGCCTCACCCCTCGCGACTCCAGCTTCTACGGGATGTTCACCGCCGCCGCCGAGAACCTGGTCACCGCCACCGACCTGCTCGGCCAGTTCGTGCACGAGCACACCCTCCGCGAGGAGCTGGCCGGCCGGCTGCGGGACCTCGAACACGCCGGGGACCAGGCCACCCACGCGATCTTCCGGCAGGTCAACTCCAGCTTCGTCACCCCGTTCGACCGGGAGGACATCGTCGCCCTGGCCAGCCAGCTGGACGACGTGATGGACGCGATCGAGGCCGCGGCGGACCTGGTGCTGCTGACCCACCTGGGCACGCTGCCGGCCGAGATGGGCCAGCAGGTGGCCCTGCTGCAGCGCTGCGCGATCGTGACCGCCGAGTCGATGCCCCGGCTGCGCTCGATGAAGGACCTCGCCGACTACTGGATCGAGGTCAACCGGCTGGAGAACGAGGCGGACAAGCTCTACCGCCGGCTGCTGTCCCGGCTGTACTCCGGTGAGTTCGACGCGCTGGAGATCCTCAAGCTCAAGGAGGTCGCCGACCAGCTCGAGGAGGCCGCCGACGCCTTCGAGCACGTGGCGCACGTGGTCGAGACCATCGCCGTGAAGGACTCCTGA
- a CDS encoding copper resistance protein CopC has protein sequence MTRAVPALLLLGALLLAGVGVDVLTAPPAAAHATIVSTSPADGARLDAVPDAVTLQFDEPVSLGAGYARVLGADGERADTGAAEVGDDTVTVPLRDGLPESGYLVTYRVVSADSHPVSGAFSFVVGDGELLAVDAAITDADVHPVVAAALPAARWLGYLGLALGVGIPLTLAVCWPGGWAVPLLRRLTLAGLGAVAVGALLGVLLQGPYAAGAGPGSLLDPDLLGATLGSTYGLTLLARLLLAAALAGLLAAGWRAGRPPARGLLVGAGVLAAVLVVAVAAVGHPVAGPLPGLAVPVAAVHAAAMAGWLGGLTALFAGALRRREDAAERVGELALALPRWSRLAAGLIAALVVTGVLQSVREVGTLSALLTTTYGWLLVVKLVLVLGVLVAALVSRDWVQQRLGDRRRDRVATAGSPAEHLGVLRRSVLLELAGAAAVLALSAALVGTPPARAAVADPVEVTLPLQSATGTDGTVQVTLAPASPGPASLHVYLYDDAGTLIQPQQITVSLTEPQQEIGPLDVELAGAGPGHYIGDPVLPTAGTWTLTVTVRLDEFTARTASTTFPVR, from the coding sequence GTGACCCGGGCCGTCCCCGCGCTCCTGCTGCTCGGCGCGCTCCTGCTGGCCGGGGTCGGCGTCGACGTGCTCACCGCACCGCCGGCCGCCGCGCACGCCACGATCGTGAGCACCAGCCCGGCCGACGGCGCGCGGCTGGACGCCGTCCCGGACGCGGTGACCCTGCAGTTCGACGAGCCGGTCTCGCTGGGGGCGGGCTACGCCCGCGTGCTCGGCGCCGACGGCGAGCGGGCCGACACCGGCGCGGCCGAGGTCGGTGACGACACGGTCACCGTCCCGCTGCGCGACGGCCTGCCCGAGAGCGGCTACCTGGTCACCTACCGGGTGGTCTCCGCCGACTCGCACCCCGTGTCGGGGGCGTTCTCCTTCGTCGTCGGCGACGGCGAGCTGCTGGCGGTCGACGCCGCGATCACCGACGCCGACGTGCACCCGGTGGTCGCGGCCGCGCTCCCGGCCGCCCGCTGGCTGGGGTACCTGGGCCTGGCGCTGGGCGTCGGCATCCCGCTGACGCTGGCGGTCTGCTGGCCCGGTGGCTGGGCGGTGCCGCTGCTGCGCCGGCTCACCCTGGCCGGGCTGGGCGCCGTCGCCGTCGGCGCGCTGCTCGGGGTGCTGCTGCAGGGGCCGTACGCGGCCGGCGCCGGACCGGGCTCGCTGCTGGACCCCGACCTGCTGGGCGCCACCCTCGGCTCCACCTACGGCCTGACCCTGCTGGCCCGGCTGCTGCTGGCCGCCGCCCTGGCCGGGCTGCTCGCCGCCGGCTGGCGCGCCGGCCGGCCGCCGGCCCGGGGTCTGCTCGTCGGCGCCGGGGTGCTCGCCGCCGTGCTGGTGGTGGCGGTGGCCGCCGTCGGGCACCCGGTGGCGGGCCCGCTGCCGGGGCTGGCGGTGCCGGTCGCCGCGGTGCACGCCGCGGCGATGGCCGGCTGGCTCGGTGGGCTCACCGCGCTGTTCGCCGGGGCGCTGCGCCGGCGGGAGGACGCCGCGGAGCGGGTCGGTGAGCTCGCGCTCGCACTGCCCCGCTGGTCGCGGCTCGCCGCCGGGCTGATCGCGGCCCTGGTGGTCACCGGCGTCCTGCAGTCGGTGCGGGAGGTGGGCACGCTCTCCGCGCTGCTCACCACCACCTACGGGTGGCTGCTGGTCGTCAAGCTGGTGCTGGTGCTCGGGGTGCTGGTCGCCGCCCTGGTCAGCCGCGACTGGGTGCAGCAGCGGCTGGGCGACCGGCGCCGGGACCGGGTGGCGACCGCCGGGTCGCCCGCGGAGCACCTCGGGGTGCTGCGGCGTTCGGTGCTGCTCGAGCTCGCCGGTGCGGCCGCGGTGCTGGCGCTGTCGGCGGCGCTGGTCGGCACCCCGCCCGCGCGGGCCGCCGTCGCCGACCCGGTCGAGGTGACGCTCCCGCTGCAGTCGGCCACCGGCACCGACGGCACCGTGCAGGTGACCCTCGCCCCGGCCTCGCCCGGGCCCGCGTCGCTGCACGTCTACCTCTACGACGACGCCGGCACGCTGATCCAGCCGCAGCAGATCACCGTCTCGCTCACCGAGCCGCAGCAGGAGATCGGCCCCCTCGACGTCGAGCTGGCCGGCGCCGGCCCCGGCCACTACATCGGCGACCCGGTGCTGCCGACCGCCGGCACCTGGACGCTCACCGTCACCGTCCGGCTGGACGAGTTCACCGCCCGCACCGCCAGCACCACCTTCCCGGTGCGCTGA
- a CDS encoding YcnI family protein translates to MPLSRSARRLGVVVPVALATLLTAGVGAASAHVTVSSADAAPGGYGKLTFRVPNESDTASTVGLRIQIPTDAPLASLRAQPVPGWTVTMTRSEIDPPVEVHGQEVEEAVSVVEFRAEEGQGIDPGEFQEFALSGGPFPDAEQLAFAAVQSYSDGSEAAWIEPTVEGQAEPERPAPVLSLAGEGAAHGAETGTDDAAAVAADDDGGDGLAVTALVLGVLGLLAGLGGLGLGLAARRRTVSS, encoded by the coding sequence GTGCCCCTGTCCCGTTCCGCCCGCCGGCTCGGCGTCGTCGTCCCCGTCGCGCTGGCCACGCTGCTCACCGCCGGCGTCGGCGCCGCCTCGGCGCACGTCACCGTCTCCAGCGCCGACGCCGCCCCCGGTGGCTACGGCAAGCTGACCTTCCGGGTGCCCAACGAGAGCGACACCGCGAGCACGGTGGGGTTGCGCATCCAGATCCCGACGGACGCGCCGCTGGCCTCGCTGCGGGCGCAGCCGGTGCCGGGCTGGACGGTCACGATGACCCGCAGCGAGATCGACCCGCCGGTGGAGGTGCACGGCCAGGAGGTCGAGGAGGCGGTCTCGGTGGTGGAGTTCCGCGCCGAGGAGGGGCAGGGCATCGACCCCGGCGAGTTCCAGGAGTTCGCCCTCTCCGGCGGGCCGTTCCCCGACGCCGAGCAGCTGGCCTTCGCCGCGGTGCAGAGCTACAGCGACGGCAGCGAGGCCGCCTGGATCGAGCCCACGGTCGAGGGGCAGGCCGAGCCCGAGCGCCCGGCGCCGGTGCTGTCCCTGGCCGGTGAGGGCGCCGCGCACGGTGCGGAGACCGGCACCGACGACGCCGCGGCGGTCGCGGCCGACGACGACGGCGGCGACGGGCTGGCGGTCACCGCGCTGGTGCTCGGCGTGCTGGGCCTGCTCGCCGGGCTCGGTGGTCTCGGGCTCGGTCTGGCCGCGCGGCGACGTACCGTGTCCTCGTGA
- a CDS encoding SCO family protein, producing the protein MSSRTRPARFRPAPAGALVAAGVLLAGCGGDASADDPAQAEGHDHGAGVEAPAVVEGPDTGPYEGLHLQDPYQKPSFTLTGSDGQPYDFAAATADGPTLLFFGFTNCPDICPTTMADVRLALGDVDPAVAERTNVVFVTTDPARDTPEVLGAYLDQFDAELPTQFVGLTGDQEQIEQAQLAAGVPLAQDNGESHSALLLLYGTDGEADVAFDAGNTSRDIAHDLALVAAE; encoded by the coding sequence GTGAGCTCGCGGACCCGCCCTGCCCGCTTCCGTCCCGCCCCGGCAGGGGCGCTGGTCGCCGCCGGGGTGCTGCTGGCCGGCTGCGGTGGCGACGCGTCCGCTGACGACCCGGCCCAGGCCGAGGGGCACGACCACGGCGCCGGGGTCGAGGCCCCGGCGGTGGTCGAGGGCCCGGACACCGGCCCCTACGAGGGTCTGCACCTGCAGGACCCGTACCAGAAGCCGTCGTTCACGCTGACCGGCAGCGACGGGCAGCCCTACGACTTCGCCGCCGCGACCGCCGACGGGCCGACGCTGCTGTTCTTCGGGTTCACCAACTGCCCCGACATCTGCCCGACCACGATGGCCGACGTCCGGCTGGCGCTGGGCGACGTCGACCCGGCGGTGGCCGAGCGCACGAACGTGGTCTTCGTGACCACCGACCCGGCCCGGGACACCCCCGAGGTGCTGGGGGCCTACCTGGACCAGTTCGACGCCGAGCTGCCCACCCAGTTCGTCGGGCTGACCGGCGACCAGGAGCAGATCGAGCAGGCGCAGCTGGCCGCCGGGGTGCCGCTGGCGCAGGACAACGGCGAGTCGCACTCGGCGCTGCTGCTGCTCTACGGCACCGACGGGGAGGCCGACGTCGCCTTCGACGCCGGCAACACCAGCCGCGACATCGCCCACGACCTGGCGCTCGTCGCGGCGGAGTGA